The window CATTCACGAGTGATGTGCCGGGCTACGAAATGGGCGCGATGAAAACTCGTGAAGATTGCGTTAAAGAACCGAATAAAGAAGAGAAGTGCACCGCCTATATTAGCGATTTATACAGTAGCTATAGTATCCAGAACGCAGGCGTGGACGGCGACGACGTAAACGGGTATGGATTCCGCAGTAAGGTATACGCGCAAGACAGTGAAGCCTACGATATTCAAGCAGAAGGCGTATTGTTCTGTGACGAGAACAAGCTCGGTAGCGGAAACATCATCGTCGAAGTGGACAACTACGAAGCCGAGATCGAGTTTTTCAGTTGCGGTGAGTACACCCTGACGTATCGCGGTGTATCGCAGACTTACCACCAGTAATTAAGTCCCCACTTGGCGGGCGCACCGGTGCCCGCCAAGTGATTTACCTTTTAGTCTCTTCCCAAATCCGCATAACCCCGTTTTTCCGGCACCTTACACCGCTTACGGCGCATATTTACGTACTGTTAAGATTTCCGATAGCAAATTACGTTTCTGCAGGGTAAACACCGTCAGTTATTCCAGCTGGAATATTTTTGTTACAAACTGCCTTTAAATTCAGCCATCACAACTTCCTTCCATCATTTTTGTTGCGCCATCGGCATTTTTGCGCGCGCTTTTTTTGTGAAAAAATCACATTGATATTCATCTAAAATATCTTTCAGCCCACCTGTAAGAAACGTGCACGCCAACTTTTTGTAATTCCACTACAGATTCGCAATTGCGATTTTCCAACCAGACAAACACCCAGTGTAAAAATTCACGACGAAAAAACGCCTCCCACAACCGCCAAACGTTGACGAAATTTTCACAGTGTTGCACCGCCTAAAAATAGTTGTCACACTCAAAAGCCTAAACCTGTTCAGGACGCCAAACAGCGATGTCATCAACTCCCAACTAATTCGAAAATTCCTCGCCGTAGCGAATTTTCATACACGTAAGGATACATCTATGAAACAGAGTGCTACTTTTTCCCGCCTGCTGTTGATTACGACTTTTGTCATTTTCAGCCAAACCGCATCCGCATTACCCAAGCCGTTTGGCAAAGCGGTTAACCCCGGTGACTACGACTATGTGGAAACCAAATTTCGTGGTGAAAACCAGGAAGCAGCGCGCCTTAATGTTGTTAAATCGCTGGAACGCGCGAAAATGGACGATCGACGCATGCGTGTTTATGTCCCGCCAACCATCGACTCCAGCGGAGTTGATCTCGCAGAGATCGTTAGTCGTAACTTAACCAAAGTCGCGTTTGAAAGCGGCGTCGATATTATCGATTCCGAACTGCCAGTAACGCTAAGGAAAAAGCTAACCAGCTACGAAAAAACCCAACAACCTATCGCCGCCGACGCCGAAAAAGCAGATTTTATCATCACCAGCAGGCTGGTATCGGCCAACGCGAGTAAAGAGTTCGACTCCGACAGCGAGCGACTCGAAGCCGGCTTGAAAGGAAAGTCCGGTTGTGAGGTGAAGGCAAATCTCACGCTGGATTTAAAACTTTACTCGCTCAACCCGCTAGAACTGGATGAGGCATTTTTTATTGATCACGAATTCGAAAATTTTTATGAAGGCGTTAAAAGCTGCGAGTCAGTAACCACCGATCTCACGTTCAAAGAGGCGATCGCCTCCGCCCTGGACCGCAAAGCGGCGGAATTAAAAAATGCGTTTGCACCGAAAGGATTGATCGTCGATCACCGGGTTAAAAAGAACAAGCACATATTCAAAACCTCTTTTTCCGCCCGCAAAGGAGCCGCCGCCAATACCGACGTCGCTGTGTACAAATTCGTAAAGACCCACGATCCAATTACCCTTAAAACACGAGAAGAAAAGGTATTGCTCGGAACCGGCAAAATACTCAATGCGACCGATCCCGACAATGTATGGATTCAGTTGGACAAGAAGGCCAACGCCAGCGAGGTGCGACTCGGAGATATAGTTGAAGTGCAACACGAAAACTGTAGCAACTTCTCTTTGAACCTAGGCAAAAATTGCTTTGTTAAAGAAAAAGTGCTGGCCGATAAATTTTAATCCGCTATCCGGTTTGCGCGCAGCGTATTGCAGCGCGCTCACCCATCAGCCTACAGGGGTGTGATAACCTGCAGTTTTCGTTTTTGCAGGTACAGCCGGATGCTGATGAAACTCCAATTTCCCCGCAATATATGGGTGCTCGCGCTCACCTTGGCCCTCACCCAGGGCGCGCTACCCCTGATGGTTCTGGTGAGCGGCCTGTTGAGTAGCGAAATTGCGCCCGACCCATCGATGGCAACCCTTCCGCTCGCCGTGTTAGTTGTGGGCACCGCGTTGTCAACCATACCAGCGGCCTGGTTTAACCAGCAGTTCGGTCGTAAACATGCCGGATTTGGTGGAATACTGCTGAGCTTGGTGGGTATATTGCTCTGCATGCTTGCCGGCGCAAAGGCCAGCTTTAGTTTGCTGATTACCGCCGCAGGGGTTCTGGGCGTAAGCGCCGCCTTTTTTCAGCATTTCCGTTTTGCCGCCATGGAAAGTGTCGGTAACGCAGCGGATATCGGGCCCGCACTTGCGATTATTATGCTGTCCGGGATAGTCGCTGGCGTGCTTGGCCCAGAGCTTGTCACTTTGGGAGCATGGCTGTTGCCAGAAGCAGAAAACTACCTCGGCGCGTTTCTTCTGATGGCGTTGTTAATCTGCGCTGGGGCAGTGGTGTTCAGCCGCTTTCAAAATACCGTCAGCCATCAGGCGCAATACGAAGAAGCACCGCGCCCGCTGGCACGCTTGCTTTGCCAACCCGTGTTTTTGCTTTCGATGGGCGTCTCCGCGCTAGGCTACGCGGTCATGGTGTTTTTAATGACGTCAACACCGCTTAGCATGCACCTGTTGGATGGCCATAGTCTCGATGACGCAAAATGGGTTATTCAAAGTCACCTGGTCGCGATGTTTTTGCCGTCCATTTTCTCTGGCTGGCTGATGAAGCGACTCGGCGCTGCACCGCTAATGCTGCTGGGCAGCGCGCTCTATCTAGGGGTAATCGCCGTGGCGCTCACTGGTCAACATGTGATTCATTACTGGTGGGCGCTGGTGCTCCTGGGCGTGGGGTGGAACTTCCTGTTTTTGAGCGGCACCAGTATTCTTCCGCAAAGCTATCGCAACAACGAACGCTTTAAGGTGCAGGCGGCCAACGACTTTGCGGTATTCGCGCTACAGGCAATTGCGTCGCTGGTAGCAGGATGGGTATTGTTTACCTTCGGCTGGCAAGCACAGCTTTGGCTGTGTGTGCCGGTATGTGGCGCGCTGGTATTACTGAGTATTGCGGCATTGATCTCCCCCCGCTATTTGCGCAACCCCGCGCACGCGGGTTAGCCGGCAAACGGCGGCTTGCCCTGCCCGCAGCCTGCACCAACCGCGAATTGGCTTGCGGGTTGTGAAATTCTTCCATTCGCAATGAGAAACTATCTGCCACAATAGGCGTTTACAACAGGGACTCACGCGCAGCTCGCCACTGCGAGAGAGCGCAATCAATGCCACCGGAGATGTGCGCACCACAATGACCATTGTTAAATCGCTTTACCTCGATAACATTCGCTTGCTGTGCCCCCTTGGCGATTCAGCGGCGACCACCTACAGCGCGGTGCGCGCGTCAATAAGCGGTTTTGCCGACGACCTGTTTCTCGTGCCCGGCTACGAGCGAATTAAAGCCGCCAGAATACCCGAAGCAGCGCTGCCGCCATTGTCAGACGCGCTGCTGTTGGAAGGGCTCACCAGTCGGCAACGGAGAATATTGCGGCTCAGTACACCCAGTGTGCAGGCGTTAGCCGTCGACAGTGGCGCGCTCGATGCGCCGCTCATCTGGGTAGTCGCGCCAGAAGCAGCGCAAACGCGCAACAACTTTGCCCAGCAGGCACCCCGGTACCTGGCGGAGCAGGCCGGCGTTAGCCTTCACCCGACGCAAAACAAAATACTTCCGTATGGCAGAGCCGGTGTATTTCAGGCCCTGGCAGAAGCGGATCAGATGCTGAAGCAGGGTCAGTACAACCACGTATATATCGGTGCTAGCGACACCTTTTTTGACAACCGCAGCCTCGCCGTACTGGCGGCAGATAACCGTGTCGCCAGCCGCAGTGCGACCAATGCGTTTATCCCTGGTGAAGCTGCCGTATTTTTTCGGGTTTCCCGTCAGCCATTAAGCAAATCCGCAATCGCACTTGGCGCGCCTGGCCGAGCGCTGGAGCAGGCGCATATCAACAGCGACCAACCCTGCTTGGGCGCCGGTCTCGATCAGGCCTGGAAGCAGGCTCTGGACTGCCTCAATGGCAGCCAGGTGAGCACCCTGATAAGCAGCCTTAATGGCGAGCTTTACTGGGCGCGTGAGCTGGGTGTTGCGGCGATGCGCAACAGCGCGCAGTTCAGCGAGGGCTACGCCCATCTACACCCAGCCGACTGCTATGGTGACTGCGGCGCGGCGACAGGTGCGCTGGGCATCGCAATGGCCTGCCAGGGGTTGCTCGAAAATCAGATTCAGGGAGCCGTTTTAATTTACAGCTCCTCAGACCACACCCCACGCGGTGCTGTACTTGCCGCGCGTTAGTTCAACCGTATTCGCAGACAGAAAAGGACCCAGGCATGACGCAGATCGGCGAAGCCATTTCACTCTCGAAACTGTCCCACGAGGATCACGACGAAAACACCTGTGCGTTTTGTAACGCCACGCCGGAACCAACCACCGAAGAAAACACCTTAGTGGACGATTTCGACGAAGATAGCCACGAGGTGTCGGGCGTAGACGAAGAAGGGCTCGCAAACAAAAACAGTTCAGGCAAATTAGGCGGGGCCCTCATCGCTGCAGGTTATGAGCAGATATTCGCCGAAATCGACTTGAGCGAGTTCAGTACACCACCACAAAATTGTAGTGTGCCACTTAAAGTCAGTACGGCTGCGCACCACCTGATTCCCGGCAACGCCTCGCTGAAAAACTCGGACATAATGGAATTTTTACATACCGACGGAATGGCCAAAGGCAATATTGGCTACAACGTAAATAACTACGAAAACGGCGTATGGCTGGCAGGAAATTACGCATTGCGCGGCAAAGGCGGCATGCCGAAGTGGGGTAAAGAAGGTAAAACCTTTAGGTCCGATACCAAGCTCGAACCCTATGAATACGCAAAGCGCGCCATTGAGAAAACGCAGACCCAGTTTCACGACGCCCATAAAAGTTACAGCGATACCCTGCTAAAAGCCTTGGATTTAATCGCGGAAAAATACGAAACAACTCAGGACGTATGGTGCACGGAGGCCAGCGCACCCAAAAGCGATAGCAAGCCCCAGCTGCCGATGTTAGTTATGCGTTTGAACACCATTTCCCGCCGAGCAAAATCTAAACTCGAAAACCCCTCAAAGTTGTGGAACGAAAATATTTATACATCGGCGTTTTCCCTGAAATACATTCGCGAAGAACTTAACTCTTAAAACAGGACGCACTATGTTTTATGTTCTAGGCTGCTCATCCAAGCCACGGCGCTGGTTGGATCTCGACAATTATGTCAGCAGAGGCTACAAGAAACTCGGAATAAAATGGTTTCGAGGAACCCCATTTCCTGTCGAACTCCCAAATCCTCTGTATTTTCAATTGGAACCGAAAGAAGATGGCAACCCAGATGTCGCTGAGTATCTTCCGCCATTTCTGGAAGGGTTCTCTTGCCCATTATTTCGCGATGATTTACTGGAGATTCTCTATGCTTGCGGCGTCGATAATTTCGATGTCTATTCAGCGGAAATTCTCGACCCAGATAGCGGCAAGGTATATAAAAACTACAAGGCGGTGAATATTATCGGCGCGGTTGCCGCCGCCGATATGGAGAAATCGGAATACGTGCTCAGCGACGGCATTCCGTTAATTGATGTACCTTTCGATAAATTGGTATTGCGCAAAGACGAAATCCAGGATTTACTAATTTTTCGCCTCGCCGAAAACCTCACTACTATTCTCGTTCACGAATCAATCCGGAACGTGTTACTCGATAAAGGTTACATTACTGGCGAATATATGGATGCTATCCAGTTTTATGAATTAGATAAATTCGGCTTTCTCTAAAACTCGATTACACCCGCTCTTCGGTTTTGTAAATTTGCAAACCCCGCGCCTGATAATTGTGGATTGCGTTGGGATGATCGAGTGAACAGGTATACACCCATACCCGTTTTGTTGGCCCCCAGCACCACGCATTTTCAATCGCATGAGTTAGCAAATAGCCGCCAAAGCCTTTCCCAATAAATTTGGGGGAGAGGCCAAAGTACGCTATCTCTACATTATTTTCCGGGTGCTGACGAAGTTCGTAATACCCGGCAATAGACCCGCGGTGATAGGCCACGAAAGTGCGTAAGTTTTTCGCCTCGGCGTAGCTCTGCCACTGCTCATCGGTGTGAACCAGTTTATCCGTCCACTGCCAGGGCTCACCCACCAGCTGGTACAAAAACCGGTTAAAGCGATAGTCCTTCACCTGTGCTTCCATAATGGTCAAGCCCATTGGTTGCGGCTTGCCACGCAAATCGTCCGGCGACAGCATTTCAAGATACTGCAGAGTTACAGCAGGCATCAGGTCATCTCCAGTACAGGACTATGGGCCAGGGCTTCACGCGCGATATATTGGGTCAGATCCAGCTCATAGGCCAGATCACAACGCCAGCAAAGCTCCGGCGGATGGTAGACCTGAAAGCCATGCTTGCGGTAAAGACCAACGGCCTCAACAAGCGGGGTGGCGGTTTCCAGTGTCATCCGCGAAAAACCCATGGCAAGTGCTTTGCTAATCGCAAAGCGAATCAGGCTATCGCCAAGGCCCTTACCTCGCGCTGTTTGCGCAACATACATTTTGCGTAACTCACAGGTGTTCTGGTCTATTCGACCAATGCCCAGAGTCGCAACGAGGTGACCAGCAGTATCTTCCACTACGCAAAAAAAGCCGCCCTGCGCAAAATACGCAGCTTCAATATCGGCGAGATCGCGGTCGATGTTATCCGGGTCTGGGCGCAAGCCATATTCGCGCAGGACACCGGATATGAGCCCCTGAATGGACGCTGTGTCATTGGGCGTGGGAGTTCGTAATTTCATCGTGGGGATACATCAACTGTGAGTGTCCGCAGGCGCAGAGCCAGCGCGGGCCGCACATACTAAACGCCCGCGGCAGCGCTGACAAGCTAGCGCACACTCAGCAGCAGTTCGTCTGGGGCCTCGTCAAACGGGGTTGCGGCGGTTGCAAATACAAAATCGGTATCGGTTAAACTCAAAGTGTAGTTCACCACCGGATCATCCTCTTCCCGCGCCCAGACACTGTCTTTGAGTTTATCAATCGCCGGATAGGACGCATTGCCATCCAGCGCGATAAATACCAGGCGTTGAAAGGTTGATTCTGGCGTGGACGCCTGCTCGATGTCAGCACTGACTTTTAGCGCGCGGAAAAACTCGCGTTCATCGCCTGCCGCAATTTGTTGCACAATCATCTCTGAGCTCAGGGCACTATACGGGCGATATTGCACTTCGACGGTGTAGTTCGCGTTATTTTGTAATCGAAAAATACTTACAAAACCTGTTTGTGGGGCGAAGACAGCTTCCGTACCGCCACAGGCAGTAAGCGCGAGAAGCAGCGAAAGCAAGGTAAACCGTCGGAGCATAGGTGATACTTCCATCCCAGTAGACACGGTGACTCGGGTGAGAGGCAATGAATAATGCCTCTGCATTTTTTCTTACACCTGCAGTGGTGTCAACGCACAAAATGTTCAGATTTGTCGATGGGGCTTAAAGTCCAATTGCCCATAACCCCGCAAATCACCCACTTAGTTAACGTGTTATCCGAGCTTAAAATAACTCGATATCACTGCTCCTGCTCTCTTCGTCACGGGAACGAAAATTTTCTTCAGCCAGTACCAACTCTTTAAGCTCACGCAATTCTTCATCGTTCAATGCTGAAATATCCAGGTGTTGGAAAGTCCGTCGGAGGGCTTGATCTGCTTGAAAACAGACCAGGTGCGCAGGACCCTGTTTCGGCACTGTCATCCCATTACCGCCGAAAACAGGTTTTTTACAGAAAATACACTTGAGACTCATGGCGCGGATACCAGGGCCTTTGGTTAGCAAACCAGCGCGGTCAGCAATTTGCAGACTGGACGCCTGCAACCTGATCACACCACATGCACTTACGAGTGCCTATCACTAACGCTAGCACAGAAGGCCAGCGCGCACCGACATTCCTATGCCAGTGCACGCCCATCCATAAACATCGCGCTGCACATGGTTAACGGAGAAAATATCCCGCGAGATGCCACTGCTCCTTGGTGAACATCAAAATGAGCATTTCGGTGGCTTTCGGCTGGCGTTCGAACTGACTGACGTAGATCAGCACCCGAAACTCGCCATCAGGCGCGCCCGGGAGGTGGTGATAGGGTTCATTCTTGCGCAATTTGCGGCTCACCAGTTTCCCCAGCGGGCCACGCAAATTACCGAGTGCGCCCTCCCACTGAGACTTGGTCAGCTGATCCTTAAAATAGGGCGCCGCCTGATCCCAAGTTTCACGGTAGTCCCCTGCGTCTGCCAGCGCTAGCCACTGCTCGGCAGCAGCCACTTCGGGCGGTAAAGCCGCTGGAGCTGGTGTGGACTCTGGTGCAGACGTGGCCAAATTGGAGCCAAGCACACTCAGCAGACAGGCGAGGAGAGCGAAAACACGGCGAGGATAGCGTTGCATTTGCCCAGCCTCCTCACGCGCACTTTTCAGCGAAGGGGTCCACAAGGTCACCACTGGGCGCTGCGAAAGGGCGCTTGAATGTGAAAGCCGCGTAGGTCGGGCCTTGCTGGCGGAGCAGTTCGAGGCGAATTCTGGCTTCTTCCAGGGTCGGCCTGCGATCAGCTTCGATCCACCAGAGCACCATATGGAAATCGATCTTGTCGAACCATTCCTTGCGCCGGCGCATAAACAATTTGTGGTCGTCGTTGCGGTAAACGAAATCAACCAGTGTACGGATGTCACTCCATACGGACATGTTGACCGCAATCAGCGGATCGTCAGATATCTGAACATCCAGTGCGTTGTTGCCACCGCCGACAAACCGCCAAACGAAGCCAGGCGCCTGCTCAGCGATGGCGTTAACGCGGTCGAGATTATCAACAAAATCTTTGTTAACCGGGTGGTCCTGCGGCAGGCGAAACTTTGCGATATTTACCTGCGCCAGTTGGTAATGCATGGGGAAGGTCCTCCAACATAATTCCGACACAGAGGCCTCTGGGCCTCAGTACATCGCCACTATTGTCGACACCTACCTCCTCCGAAAATGAGCAGCCAGCACGCATTCTAAATCAAAATTCGCGCGACAGGCGCTCAGTGCTGGATTTTCGCCAAATTCCGCTAGTCCG of the Teredinibacter turnerae T7901 genome contains:
- a CDS encoding GNAT family N-acetyltransferase encodes the protein MKLRTPTPNDTASIQGLISGVLREYGLRPDPDNIDRDLADIEAAYFAQGGFFCVVEDTAGHLVATLGIGRIDQNTCELRKMYVAQTARGKGLGDSLIRFAISKALAMGFSRMTLETATPLVEAVGLYRKHGFQVYHPPELCWRCDLAYELDLTQYIAREALAHSPVLEMT
- a CDS encoding DUF3291 domain-containing protein, which encodes MHYQLAQVNIAKFRLPQDHPVNKDFVDNLDRVNAIAEQAPGFVWRFVGGGNNALDVQISDDPLIAVNMSVWSDIRTLVDFVYRNDDHKLFMRRRKEWFDKIDFHMVLWWIEADRRPTLEEARIRLELLRQQGPTYAAFTFKRPFAAPSGDLVDPFAEKCA
- a CDS encoding imm11 family protein, giving the protein MFYVLGCSSKPRRWLDLDNYVSRGYKKLGIKWFRGTPFPVELPNPLYFQLEPKEDGNPDVAEYLPPFLEGFSCPLFRDDLLEILYACGVDNFDVYSAEILDPDSGKVYKNYKAVNIIGAVAAADMEKSEYVLSDGIPLIDVPFDKLVLRKDEIQDLLIFRLAENLTTILVHESIRNVLLDKGYITGEYMDAIQFYELDKFGFL
- a CDS encoding GNAT family N-acetyltransferase, with protein sequence MPAVTLQYLEMLSPDDLRGKPQPMGLTIMEAQVKDYRFNRFLYQLVGEPWQWTDKLVHTDEQWQSYAEAKNLRTFVAYHRGSIAGYYELRQHPENNVEIAYFGLSPKFIGKGFGGYLLTHAIENAWCWGPTKRVWVYTCSLDHPNAIHNYQARGLQIYKTEERV
- a CDS encoding AHH domain-containing protein, producing the protein MTQIGEAISLSKLSHEDHDENTCAFCNATPEPTTEENTLVDDFDEDSHEVSGVDEEGLANKNSSGKLGGALIAAGYEQIFAEIDLSEFSTPPQNCSVPLKVSTAAHHLIPGNASLKNSDIMEFLHTDGMAKGNIGYNVNNYENGVWLAGNYALRGKGGMPKWGKEGKTFRSDTKLEPYEYAKRAIEKTQTQFHDAHKSYSDTLLKALDLIAEKYETTQDVWCTEASAPKSDSKPQLPMLVMRLNTISRRAKSKLENPSKLWNENIYTSAFSLKYIREELNS
- a CDS encoding MFS transporter encodes the protein MLMKLQFPRNIWVLALTLALTQGALPLMVLVSGLLSSEIAPDPSMATLPLAVLVVGTALSTIPAAWFNQQFGRKHAGFGGILLSLVGILLCMLAGAKASFSLLITAAGVLGVSAAFFQHFRFAAMESVGNAADIGPALAIIMLSGIVAGVLGPELVTLGAWLLPEAENYLGAFLLMALLICAGAVVFSRFQNTVSHQAQYEEAPRPLARLLCQPVFLLSMGVSALGYAVMVFLMTSTPLSMHLLDGHSLDDAKWVIQSHLVAMFLPSIFSGWLMKRLGAAPLMLLGSALYLGVIAVALTGQHVIHYWWALVLLGVGWNFLFLSGTSILPQSYRNNERFKVQAANDFAVFALQAIASLVAGWVLFTFGWQAQLWLCVPVCGALVLLSIAALISPRYLRNPAHAG
- a CDS encoding DUF2175 family protein gives rise to the protein MQASSLQIADRAGLLTKGPGIRAMSLKCIFCKKPVFGGNGMTVPKQGPAHLVCFQADQALRRTFQHLDISALNDEELRELKELVLAEENFRSRDEESRSSDIELF
- a CDS encoding DUF4019 domain-containing protein, which codes for MQRYPRRVFALLACLLSVLGSNLATSAPESTPAPAALPPEVAAAEQWLALADAGDYRETWDQAAPYFKDQLTKSQWEGALGNLRGPLGKLVSRKLRKNEPYHHLPGAPDGEFRVLIYVSQFERQPKATEMLILMFTKEQWHLAGYFLR